A part of Synechococcales cyanobacterium T60_A2020_003 genomic DNA contains:
- the mreC gene encoding rod shape-determining protein MreC, which yields MFTSRRWWDQYGLKIGVVVLALAGAWALRQTQAAPVFEVYRVITRPFQASPLEDDILKDAYAYTRELEQRIADLESQNQQLQSLLDYTSKNPDEGISAPVIGRSSDHWWQQIVIGRGSNHGIREGSVVVSTGGLIGRVTQVTPNTSRVLLISDPTSRVGVTVSRSRAMGYVRGQSENRVVMEFFDKVPDVRPGDVVVTSTYSQLFPPGLTVGQVESVNLNKSPAPEAVVTLSAPINMVEWVVAYDNSKLSEDEAQQLDISRDEVLPTETDRISGEEERP from the coding sequence ATGTTTACTTCACGACGTTGGTGGGATCAATACGGGTTAAAGATAGGGGTCGTCGTTTTGGCCCTAGCGGGAGCTTGGGCATTACGTCAAACTCAAGCGGCTCCTGTTTTTGAAGTGTATCGGGTGATTACGCGTCCCTTTCAAGCTAGTCCACTAGAGGATGACATCCTTAAAGATGCCTATGCCTATACACGCGAGCTAGAGCAACGCATTGCAGACCTGGAAAGCCAGAATCAGCAGCTTCAGAGCTTACTAGATTACACCTCTAAGAACCCCGATGAGGGAATTTCTGCGCCTGTCATCGGTCGCAGTTCCGACCATTGGTGGCAGCAAATTGTGATTGGGCGGGGTTCCAATCATGGTATCCGTGAGGGCTCCGTTGTAGTGAGCACGGGTGGTTTGATTGGTAGAGTGACACAAGTTACCCCCAATACAAGTCGTGTATTGTTGATTAGCGATCCGACGAGTCGGGTGGGAGTGACCGTCAGCCGATCGCGGGCGATGGGCTATGTTCGTGGACAATCTGAGAACCGGGTTGTGATGGAATTTTTTGATAAGGTTCCAGATGTACGCCCTGGTGATGTGGTGGTAACATCAACGTACAGCCAGCTTTTCCCGCCAGGGTTAACGGTGGGGCAGGTAGAGTCTGTGAATTTGAATAAGAGTCCAGCTCCAGAAGCTGTGGTAACGCTTTCTGCCCCGATCAACATGGTTGAATGGGTCGTCGCATACGACAATTCAAAGCTTTCAGAGGATGAAGCGCAGCAGCTTGATATTTCGAGAGATGAAGTATTACCGACAGAGACCGACCGCATCAGTGGGGAGGAAGAACGCCCTTGA
- the mreD gene encoding rod shape-determining protein MreD: MVTVASVVICLFILPTRLPGMELLGVAPNWLLIWVVSWSISRNIWQGAIAGLALGLIQDGMTFYEPTHTFSLILAGVITSRLQKQRYVQEDFISVALIVFGMAVVTETITAVQFSIESFANSAHRAYPTLAEIWFEYQRIALSSAILSSLWAPVIYYPLNRWWEWVRFMDQRS; this comes from the coding sequence CTGGTCACCGTTGCATCGGTAGTGATTTGCTTATTTATTTTGCCCACGCGGTTGCCAGGAATGGAGCTTTTGGGGGTTGCCCCGAATTGGCTGCTGATTTGGGTCGTGTCATGGAGCATTAGCCGTAACATTTGGCAGGGAGCGATCGCCGGATTAGCGCTGGGCCTCATTCAAGATGGGATGACCTTCTATGAACCCACCCATACTTTCAGTCTAATTCTGGCAGGAGTCATTACGTCCCGTCTGCAGAAGCAGCGCTATGTCCAAGAAGATTTTATTTCCGTTGCCCTAATTGTGTTTGGTATGGCCGTTGTGACGGAGACGATTACGGCTGTACAGTTCAGTATTGAAAGCTTTGCTAATTCTGCCCATCGTGCCTATCCTACTCTGGCCGAAATCTGGTTTGAATATCAACGGATTGCGCTTAGCTCTGCGATTTTGAGTAGCCTATGGGCTCCAGTGATTTACTATCCACTGAATCGCTGGTGGGAATGGGTGCGGTTTATGGATCAGCGGAGCTAG
- a CDS encoding lysine-2,3-aminomutase-like protein produces MVSFVNRLVSNQKRTARTGQDLTDAGLISPDRIAEIDETQQQFSMAVTPAMMDLIHPNNANDPIARQFIPSSDELTVLPEERADPIGDDPFTPVKGITHRYPDRVLLKPTHVCPVYCRFCFRREKVGNDGQGLSPTELETALDYIRDHNEVWEVILTGGDPMILSPERIAAIIQALDAIAHVDVIRIHTRVPVVDPERITPDMVQALKVDTPVYVVLHTNHPREFSEESRTAIARLVDAGIPMLSQSVLLKGVNDDPETMTQLMRTLIRNRIKPYYLHHGDMAKGTNHFRTTIAEGQALMEALRGRVSGLCQPTYVLDIPGGYGKVPLMPQYAVPQETDNDPHKEQSERYWVRDSWSGLQAYPPAIESGQ; encoded by the coding sequence ATGGTTTCTTTTGTGAATCGTCTGGTTTCAAATCAGAAACGGACTGCCCGCACAGGTCAGGATCTAACAGATGCAGGATTGATTTCCCCGGATCGCATTGCTGAGATTGATGAAACCCAACAGCAATTTTCAATGGCAGTCACACCTGCCATGATGGATCTCATCCATCCCAATAATGCGAATGATCCGATCGCCCGCCAGTTTATTCCGTCCTCAGATGAGCTGACGGTTCTGCCCGAAGAACGGGCCGATCCCATTGGCGATGATCCATTTACTCCCGTGAAGGGAATTACCCATCGATATCCAGATCGGGTGCTGCTCAAGCCGACCCATGTCTGTCCTGTTTACTGTCGCTTCTGTTTCCGCCGCGAAAAGGTAGGAAACGATGGTCAAGGACTCTCCCCTACTGAATTAGAGACAGCACTCGACTATATCCGTGATCACAACGAAGTGTGGGAAGTGATCTTAACGGGGGGAGATCCTATGATTCTTTCCCCTGAACGCATAGCGGCTATTATTCAAGCTCTAGACGCGATCGCCCATGTGGATGTTATTCGCATTCATACGCGGGTGCCCGTCGTCGATCCGGAGCGCATTACCCCCGACATGGTACAAGCCCTCAAAGTTGATACGCCCGTCTATGTGGTGTTGCATACCAATCATCCTCGTGAGTTCTCTGAAGAGTCCCGAACGGCGATCGCTCGCTTAGTGGATGCCGGAATTCCCATGCTGAGTCAGAGTGTCCTTCTGAAGGGCGTGAACGATGATCCTGAAACGATGACCCAGCTTATGCGGACGCTCATTCGCAACCGCATCAAGCCCTATTATCTCCATCACGGGGATATGGCCAAGGGCACAAACCACTTTCGCACCACGATTGCAGAAGGTCAAGCCTTGATGGAAGCGCTCCGGGGGCGGGTATCTGGACTGTGCCAACCCACCTACGTGCTTGATATTCCGGGAGGGTATGGCAAGGTTCCCCTGATGCCTCAATACGCCGTTCCCCAAGAAACTGATAACGATCCTCACAAGGAGCAATCCGAACGCTATTGGGTTCGAGATTCGTGGTCAGGGCTCCAAGCCTACCCGCCAGCGATAGAATCGGGGCAGTAG
- a CDS encoding PCP reductase family protein, which translates to MSDSVQWTPEAEARLKEIPFFVRPAARKKIEKFCQDLGESVITSEMYDQAKQKFGSN; encoded by the coding sequence ATGAGCGACTCTGTTCAGTGGACTCCCGAAGCCGAAGCTCGACTTAAAGAGATTCCGTTTTTTGTGCGCCCTGCAGCTCGCAAGAAAATCGAGAAGTTTTGCCAAGATCTTGGGGAGTCAGTCATCACGTCTGAAATGTACGATCAGGCGAAGCAAAAGTTCGGTTCAAATTGA